The proteins below are encoded in one region of Myxococcales bacterium:
- a CDS encoding aspartate aminotransferase family protein, translated as MRRARRSERSGSSQDPMVWASAEGSTVKDVDGKSYIDLCASFGSAALGHRHPEVQSAVAQQLQKLWQAMGDLQPAEVKIQLLERLCELSPWPQSRVMLGLSGSDSVEAALKTAALYTEKPGVLSFHGSYHGLSYGALSVSAFNDDFRAPFSESLNPQVHFAPFPQAHDSAEQLISLVETHWRADIGAILVEPIQSRGGINLGPAHMLPKLKQWCHDHGALLIVDEIYTGLGRCGAWWLSANENQISADLICIGKALGGGLPISACLGAESIMQAWAKSGHEALHTSTFAGYPLACAAALATLQVIETQALPERAQTIGNRFMEALKHALKENSQVKAVRGQGLLVGIELVEPGAALKLYQQLLERGFITLIAGKDARVLQLSPALTIESELLIDRFIPQLKKSMNELYGA; from the coding sequence ATGAGGCGCGCGCGTCGCAGCGAGCGCAGTGGATCAAGTCAAGATCCGATGGTTTGGGCTTCTGCAGAGGGGAGCACGGTAAAAGACGTTGACGGCAAAAGCTACATTGATTTGTGTGCAAGTTTTGGTTCAGCCGCGCTGGGGCATCGTCATCCAGAGGTACAGAGCGCTGTAGCGCAACAATTGCAGAAGCTCTGGCAAGCCATGGGCGATTTGCAACCTGCCGAAGTCAAGATTCAATTGCTGGAGCGCTTGTGTGAACTAAGCCCCTGGCCTCAAAGCCGTGTGATGCTTGGATTAAGTGGCAGCGATAGCGTTGAAGCTGCGCTAAAGACGGCAGCTTTGTACACGGAGAAACCAGGCGTGCTTAGCTTTCATGGCAGCTACCACGGCCTAAGTTACGGCGCGCTTAGCGTCAGTGCCTTTAACGATGATTTCCGTGCACCATTTTCAGAAAGCCTCAACCCCCAAGTTCATTTTGCACCCTTTCCTCAAGCACATGATTCCGCTGAACAACTGATATCGCTTGTTGAAACTCACTGGCGCGCCGATATCGGCGCGATTTTGGTTGAGCCGATTCAATCCCGCGGCGGAATCAATCTTGGTCCGGCTCATATGCTCCCTAAGCTAAAGCAATGGTGCCACGATCACGGTGCCCTTTTGATTGTCGATGAGATTTACACTGGTCTTGGGCGTTGCGGGGCGTGGTGGCTCAGCGCCAACGAAAATCAAATCAGCGCTGACCTAATCTGCATTGGTAAAGCACTTGGTGGCGGTTTGCCCATCAGCGCATGCCTCGGCGCAGAGTCCATCATGCAAGCTTGGGCTAAGTCAGGCCACGAAGCTTTGCACACCAGCACTTTTGCAGGGTATCCATTGGCTTGCGCCGCTGCCCTTGCAACCTTGCAGGTCATTGAAACGCAAGCTTTGCCCGAGCGGGCCCAAACGATCGGCAATCGATTCATGGAGGCTCTGAAGCACGCGCTTAAAGAGAATTCCCAAGTTAAAGCCGTTCGTGGCCAAGGTCTTTTAGTAGGCATTGAGTTGGTTGAGCCAGGTGCCGCACTTAAGCTTTACCAGCAATTGCTGGAGCGTGGCTTTATCACTCTTATTGCTGGCAAAGACGCACGGGTCCTTCAGCTCTCACCTGCACTCACCATTGAAAGTGAACTACTTATCGATCGCTTTATTCCACAACTAAAGAAAAGCATGAACGAGCTCTATGGAGCATGA
- a CDS encoding acyl-protein synthetase: MEHDAGYQALKEEIRSFITRCADAKPRDSERDALIDQACAYQAKHVQPYKNYLEHLKRSMQTPDPFRWSALPTDVFRYARIASHSADKDIRVFQTSGTTAEHSGKHPFADLSLYQQAAHHAAKAALFPDRERMRIVILAPSETEAPHSSLSYMLARFIDDFGTPNSIYVWKQNSIQMTLMKKALDESVNHEEPIALLGTSFAFVHVLDELQQKWQLPSASRIMQTGGFKGKSREVPRDELEKQLSTSFGIPSSHIIAEYGMTELSSQMYENKLVRALAQQSWKPGYFCAPPWVRVSIVDPDDLASVEEGQEGLIEIFDLANLDSVCGVLTSDLGIKDANGFYLLGRAPGSLLRGCSLVAEEFL, encoded by the coding sequence ATGGAGCATGATGCAGGCTACCAAGCTCTGAAAGAAGAGATTCGAAGCTTCATCACACGCTGCGCGGATGCGAAGCCTCGCGATTCTGAACGTGATGCGCTTATCGATCAAGCATGTGCCTATCAAGCAAAACATGTGCAGCCTTACAAAAACTATCTAGAGCATCTAAAACGAAGCATGCAGACGCCGGATCCATTTCGCTGGTCAGCTCTTCCTACCGACGTTTTTCGCTATGCACGCATTGCATCCCATTCTGCGGACAAAGACATCCGAGTCTTTCAAACATCAGGCACCACAGCAGAACACAGCGGCAAGCATCCCTTTGCTGATCTTAGTCTGTATCAGCAAGCAGCTCATCACGCTGCCAAAGCAGCTCTCTTCCCCGACCGAGAACGCATGCGCATAGTGATTCTCGCGCCCAGCGAAACAGAAGCACCCCACTCTTCACTGAGTTACATGCTTGCTCGTTTCATCGACGATTTTGGAACCCCAAACAGCATTTACGTTTGGAAGCAAAACAGCATCCAGATGACACTAATGAAAAAGGCACTCGATGAAAGTGTAAATCACGAGGAGCCAATTGCTTTACTTGGAACCTCTTTTGCCTTTGTTCATGTGCTCGATGAACTTCAACAAAAGTGGCAGTTGCCCAGCGCAAGTCGCATCATGCAAACCGGTGGCTTCAAAGGCAAAAGCAGAGAAGTTCCCCGCGATGAACTCGAAAAACAGTTAAGCACAAGCTTTGGAATACCTTCCTCACACATCATTGCCGAATATGGCATGACCGAACTCAGCTCACAAATGTATGAAAACAAGTTAGTGCGCGCCCTCGCGCAGCAGAGCTGGAAGCCGGGCTATTTTTGCGCGCCCCCTTGGGTGCGCGTTTCCATAGTCGATCCCGATGATCTTGCGTCTGTCGAGGAGGGCCAAGAAGGACTTATTGAAATATTTGATTTAGCTAACCTGGATAGCGTCTGCGGAGTGCTCACATCCGATCTTGGCATCAAAGACGCGAATGGCTTTTATCTACTCGGCCGCGCCCCCGGCAGCCTTTTGCGTGGCTGCTCGCTAGTTGCCGAGGAATTTTTATAG
- a CDS encoding DUF4105 domain-containing protein produces MILGFLVLTMAWLTITVPHNDRDWTEDQKRLAWADVRGSVVHLNNVRDFRYRSDEAGDWSPAWYAHTFDLNQLRRAYFFVDEFYEASSLAHTMVSFEFAEATGPRFVVFSVEIRKEKGEQYSPIKGLFRNYEIQYVIADEQDSVKLRSVTRGDKVYMYEIKRPVGQLRAFFMDMVKRLNALKKQPEFYNTLWNNCTTNLVNHFETVSEHDLGFDYRILLPAYSANLAYELGLLDRSLPYETLRKKSLITRLARKHANDEDFSLRIRHSLRTR; encoded by the coding sequence TTGATTCTTGGATTTCTCGTGCTGACGATGGCTTGGCTGACTATCACCGTTCCACACAACGATCGGGATTGGACCGAGGATCAAAAACGGCTTGCTTGGGCAGATGTCAGAGGCTCTGTTGTTCACCTAAACAATGTTCGAGACTTTCGATACCGGAGCGACGAGGCAGGCGATTGGAGTCCTGCATGGTACGCTCATACCTTCGATCTCAATCAACTTCGCAGAGCTTACTTCTTCGTTGATGAATTTTATGAAGCATCTTCGTTGGCTCATACCATGGTGAGTTTTGAATTTGCTGAAGCTACCGGTCCACGCTTTGTTGTGTTCTCAGTTGAGATTCGCAAAGAAAAAGGCGAGCAGTACTCGCCCATCAAAGGCTTGTTTCGGAACTACGAAATCCAATACGTGATTGCCGATGAGCAGGATTCCGTCAAATTGCGAAGCGTCACACGAGGCGACAAGGTTTATATGTATGAAATCAAGCGACCCGTTGGGCAACTACGTGCTTTTTTTATGGACATGGTCAAGCGTTTGAACGCACTCAAGAAGCAACCCGAGTTTTACAACACCCTTTGGAATAACTGCACCACCAACCTTGTGAATCACTTTGAAACAGTTAGCGAGCACGATCTTGGTTTTGACTACCGGATTTTGCTTCCGGCTTACAGCGCCAATTTGGCCTACGAGCTCGGTTTGCTCGATCGAAGCCTTCCTTACGAAACCTTGCGCAAGAAAAGCCTCATCACTCGGCTGGCGCGAAAACACGCAAACGACGAGGACTTCTCACTGAGGATCCGTCATTCACTTCGTACTAGGTGA